One window from the genome of Eriocheir sinensis breed Jianghai 21 chromosome 15, ASM2467909v1, whole genome shotgun sequence encodes:
- the LOC126998929 gene encoding uncharacterized protein LOC126998929, giving the protein MRRLLVLLFSTFILLSTAAASAVGGKGGGRKHSEDHQDGSERSTAPSERERRLAVAAPPSPNPGLAAQPKVSLKNTDPSGLPTTDASSSATIHLNTRLFQTVRKEVSTTISLPTTPSPTNDTLLQEDDQSTLSKPHVPTPPAPSTASTPRNFTPVYRLGAVFEPEHIQSLSSIFFQSLQEQNRLLGGLFRLEGVAIETPVLTLSSLKGTCETLQRENVSVGLAVGVTQSIYASGTLASLAGVSLIARTIKGYRDDTLKVSDAGEALRGFCYFNTTLLVSVAKKRQNTK; this is encoded by the coding sequence ATGAGGcgtcttctcgtcctcctcttctccacgtTCATACTCTTATCCACTGCCGCTGCTTCTGCTGTtggaggcaaaggtggaggacGAAAGCACTCCGAGGACCACCAGGATGGGTCAGAAAGGTCAACCGCACCATCGGAAAGAGAGAGACGTCTGGCGGTCGCGGCGCCCCCGTCACCTAATCCCGGCCTGGCCGCCCAACCCAAGGTGTCGCTGAAGAATACTGACCCTAGCGGCCTGCCCACCAccgacgcctcctcctccgcgaCCATCCACCTCAACACCCGCCTCTTCCAGACAGTGAGGAAGGAAGTCTCCACTACGATCTCGTTGCCTACAACCCCCAGTCCCACAAACGACACACTCCTTCAGGAAGATGACCAGAGCACCCTCAGCAAACCACATGTCCCgacgccccccgccccctccactGCCTCGACCCCCAGAAACTTCACGCCCGTGTATCGCCTCGGGGCAGTCTTCGAACCGGAGCACATTCAGAGCCTCTCTTCAATTTTCTTCCAGTCGTTACAAGAGCAAAATCGCCTCCTCGGGGGTCTCTTCCGCTTGGAGGGAGTCGCCATAGAGACGCCCGTGCTCACCCTCAGCTCCCTGAAAGGCACCTGCGAGACGCTGCAACGCGAGAACGTATCCGTCGGTCTGGCCGTGGGTGTGACACAGAGCATCTACGCCTCGGGCACCCTGGCGTCCCTGGCCGGAGTGTCCCTCATCGCCAGGACCATCAAGGGCTACAGGGACGACACTCTCAAGGTAAGTGATGCCGGTGAAGCCTTGCGAGGCTTTTGTTACTTCAACACAACACTTCTTGTTTCTGTCGCTAAGAAGCGACAAAACACAAAGTAA